A DNA window from Paenibacillus sp. HWE-109 contains the following coding sequences:
- a CDS encoding acetyl-CoA C-acyltransferase: MKEAVIVSITRTAVGRAKKGSFAQTRAEDLGKAVLEEAVRRVPGLDKGDVEDIIIGCAMPEGEQGLNFARTMSLYAGFPVTVPAITVNRFCSSGLQAIAYAAERIMLGYAEVIIAGGVESMSHVPMTGFKLSPHPGLVESMPEVYMGMGHTAEEVAQRFGISREAQDGFATRSHQKAAAAIAAGKFVDEIVPVSTSVKGIDERGKAFERKFVFATDEGVRPDTSVEGLSKLKPAFSLGGSVTAGNASQTSDGAAAAVLMSRERAEALGLKPLAAFRAFALSGVEPEIMGVGPVKAIPKALHMAGITQEQVKLFEINEAFASQCVHIIRELGLDEEIVNVNGGAIALGHPLGCTGAKLSTSLIHELQRRGGGFGVVSMCIGGGMGAAGVFEVYPA; encoded by the coding sequence ATGAAGGAAGCCGTCATTGTATCGATTACGCGCACCGCTGTCGGACGCGCGAAGAAAGGCAGCTTCGCTCAAACGAGGGCGGAGGATCTAGGGAAAGCCGTACTGGAGGAAGCCGTTCGGCGGGTTCCCGGTCTCGACAAGGGTGATGTCGAAGATATTATCATCGGGTGCGCGATGCCCGAAGGCGAGCAAGGGCTGAACTTCGCCCGCACGATGTCTCTCTATGCGGGCTTTCCCGTGACCGTTCCGGCGATTACGGTCAATCGGTTCTGTTCCTCCGGGCTGCAGGCCATTGCTTATGCAGCGGAGCGCATTATGCTGGGCTACGCGGAGGTGATCATCGCCGGAGGCGTAGAGAGCATGAGCCACGTCCCGATGACGGGCTTCAAGCTCTCGCCGCATCCGGGGCTTGTGGAGAGCATGCCCGAGGTGTACATGGGCATGGGTCACACTGCCGAAGAAGTCGCGCAGCGCTTCGGCATCTCGCGCGAAGCGCAGGATGGCTTCGCAACGCGCAGCCATCAGAAAGCGGCGGCGGCGATCGCCGCTGGCAAGTTCGTGGATGAGATCGTGCCGGTCAGCACGAGCGTGAAGGGCATCGACGAACGCGGCAAAGCGTTCGAGCGGAAGTTCGTGTTCGCCACGGATGAGGGCGTTCGCCCCGATACATCCGTGGAAGGGCTGAGCAAGCTGAAGCCTGCGTTCAGCTTGGGGGGTTCCGTGACGGCGGGCAACGCGTCACAGACGTCCGACGGCGCAGCGGCTGCCGTGCTGATGAGCCGCGAGCGCGCGGAAGCGCTCGGGTTGAAGCCGCTCGCGGCGTTCAGGGCTTTTGCGCTTTCCGGCGTGGAGCCGGAAATTATGGGTGTTGGCCCCGTGAAGGCCATTCCGAAGGCCTTGCACATGGCAGGCATCACGCAGGAACAAGTGAAGCTTTTTGAAATTAACGAAGCATTCGCGTCGCAATGCGTGCATATAATTCGCGAGTTAGGGCTCGACGAAGAGATCGTCAATGTAAACGGAGGCGCCATCGCGCTTGGGCACCCGTTAGGTTGCACAGGGGCTAAACTTTCCACTAGCTTGATCCATGAGCTGCAACGCCGGGGTGGCGGATTCGGCGTAGTCTCCATGTGCATTGGTGGCGGAATGGGGGCTGCTGGCGTATTCGAGGTTTATCCGGCTTAG
- a CDS encoding acyl-CoA dehydrogenase family protein translates to MSDKVVGGSFVIADADFQSIVTPEDFTEEHRMIAETTRDFVAGEVLPNDEHLEKLDYDLTVKLMRSAGELGLLGADVPEIYGGLGLDKLSSTVISENLARASSFALSIGAHVGIGTLPIVFFGTPEQKKKYLPDLATGAKIAAYCLTEPTSGSDALGAKTTARLSDDGKSYILNGSKLYITNAGFADIFIVYAKINGTDFSAFIVEKGDPGFTMGPEEKKMGIKGSSTRPLFFEDVPVPVENLLGEIGKGHLIAFNILNIGRYKLATGCVGAAKETLELSVKYANTRQQFNTPISRFPLIGKKLAEMNVQTYMLESMVYRTSGLFDHILQDIDYTSLEAGKISAKGISEYALECSINKVFASEVLDFVADEGVQIHGGYGFIQEYKVERIYRDSRINRIFEGTNEINRLLIPGTLVKKAMKGELPLLQKAQELQGELLSLVPGQTFEGTLAEEIHLVAMAKKVFLMVGGLAVQKYGMALEKNQEVLSNLADMMIQIFAAESGLLRTQKLIAKSGEDKAKNAIQMTTIFVHEAFDKIEAYAKEALSTMEEGDVLRTQLSILKKLTRRSSVNTVGLKRDIAARVIQGEKFIV, encoded by the coding sequence ATGTCTGATAAAGTTGTAGGCGGGAGTTTTGTGATTGCAGATGCCGATTTTCAGTCCATTGTAACTCCGGAGGATTTTACGGAAGAGCATCGGATGATTGCTGAGACCACTCGGGATTTTGTTGCAGGTGAGGTATTGCCTAATGATGAGCATCTGGAGAAGCTCGACTATGACTTGACGGTGAAACTGATGCGCAGCGCAGGCGAGCTTGGATTATTAGGCGCGGACGTGCCGGAGATCTACGGGGGACTGGGGCTTGATAAATTGAGTTCGACGGTGATTAGCGAGAACTTGGCTCGAGCGTCCTCATTTGCCTTGTCCATTGGGGCGCATGTTGGCATTGGGACGCTGCCCATTGTCTTTTTTGGAACACCGGAGCAGAAGAAGAAGTATTTACCGGATTTAGCGACAGGCGCTAAAATTGCGGCTTATTGCTTAACAGAACCCACATCAGGTTCAGATGCTTTGGGTGCAAAAACGACGGCGCGTCTCTCTGACGACGGGAAATCCTACATTCTGAATGGGTCCAAATTGTATATTACTAATGCTGGTTTTGCTGACATTTTCATTGTTTATGCCAAAATCAATGGCACGGATTTCTCCGCTTTTATCGTGGAAAAAGGCGATCCAGGCTTCACGATGGGACCTGAAGAGAAAAAGATGGGGATCAAGGGTTCGTCGACACGTCCGCTCTTTTTTGAAGATGTGCCTGTGCCTGTCGAGAACTTGCTTGGCGAGATCGGCAAAGGGCATCTGATTGCTTTTAACATTCTCAATATTGGTCGATACAAACTTGCTACCGGCTGTGTCGGAGCGGCAAAGGAAACGCTGGAATTGTCCGTGAAGTATGCCAATACCCGTCAACAGTTTAACACGCCGATCTCACGATTCCCGCTAATTGGTAAAAAATTGGCTGAAATGAACGTTCAAACGTATATGCTGGAAAGCATGGTTTACCGAACCTCCGGTTTGTTTGATCATATTCTTCAAGATATTGATTATACGAGTCTGGAAGCGGGTAAAATTTCGGCTAAAGGGATTTCTGAATATGCGTTGGAATGCTCGATCAATAAGGTGTTTGCTTCTGAGGTATTGGATTTCGTGGCGGATGAAGGGGTTCAAATTCATGGCGGTTACGGTTTTATCCAAGAATATAAAGTAGAACGGATTTATCGTGATTCTCGCATAAACCGGATTTTCGAAGGGACGAATGAAATCAATCGACTGCTGATCCCAGGCACATTAGTGAAGAAAGCAATGAAAGGCGAGCTGCCTTTGCTGCAAAAGGCGCAAGAGCTCCAAGGTGAACTGCTTTCACTTGTACCAGGTCAAACCTTCGAGGGAACGTTGGCAGAAGAAATTCATCTGGTTGCGATGGCGAAGAAAGTGTTCCTGATGGTTGGCGGGCTGGCTGTGCAGAAGTACGGCATGGCTTTGGAGAAAAATCAGGAAGTGCTGAGCAATCTTGCGGATATGATGATTCAAATATTTGCCGCAGAAAGCGGTTTGCTGCGTACACAAAAGCTGATTGCCAAGTCAGGGGAAGACAAAGCGAAGAATGCGATTCAGATGACGACGATATTCGTTCATGAGGCATTCGACAAAATCGAGGCATATGCGAAGGAAGCGCTTAGTACGATGGAAGAAGGGGATGTGCTGAGGACGCAGCTATCTATTCTGAAGAAGCTTACCAGACGCAGCAGTGTGAATACGGTTGGTCTGAAACGGGACATCGCCGCACGTGTTATTCAGGGTGAGAAATTCATCGTATAG
- a CDS encoding long-chain-fatty-acid--CoA ligase, whose product MSGAKPWLQHYTEEVSPTYKYPKHNLARLLVDSAELFPIQPALYFMGKTLNYREVLEASYRFANALKGLGVNAGDRVSIMLPNCPSAIIAYFGTLMMGGIVVMTNPLYVERELVHQLSDSGATVIVTLDLLFERVQKAKGKTMIRHVLVTSIKDYLPFPKNLLYPIKMKKDGAKLDVSYSEGIYNFKKLLRKASSAPVCVDVDADQDIALLQYTGGTTGLSKGVMLTHSNLIANTYQTCHWCYRIRMGEERFLGAIPCFHVFGLTVLLNQSMLRAGMLILIPKFDIDLILDTINKLKPTIFPGAPTMYIALINHKRVKEVDISSINVCVSGSAPLPLEIQEKFEELTGGRLIEGYGLTESSPVTHANPIWGYRKIGSIGIPLPDTEAKVVDVNSGEEMPIGEIGEILIKGPQVMKGYWHRELETALTIQDGWLYTGDMGRMDEDGFFSIVDRKKDLIIAGGYNIYPREIEEVLFEHPAIQEAAVAGVPDEYRGETVKAFVVLKAGMSLTAKELELWCRERLAAYKVPRKVEFRQSLPKTMIGKVLRRQLLEEERKD is encoded by the coding sequence ATGAGTGGGGCAAAACCTTGGCTGCAGCATTACACAGAAGAAGTGTCGCCGACTTACAAGTATCCTAAACACAATCTGGCTAGGTTGTTAGTGGATTCCGCGGAGTTGTTTCCGATCCAGCCAGCCCTATATTTTATGGGGAAAACACTGAATTACCGGGAAGTTCTGGAAGCGTCCTATCGTTTTGCTAATGCGTTGAAAGGGTTAGGTGTGAATGCGGGAGATCGCGTGTCGATTATGCTGCCGAATTGTCCCTCCGCGATTATTGCCTATTTCGGAACGCTGATGATGGGCGGAATTGTTGTCATGACGAATCCGCTTTATGTAGAAAGAGAGCTGGTTCACCAGCTCTCCGATTCCGGGGCAACGGTCATCGTTACGCTCGATTTATTGTTTGAACGCGTGCAGAAAGCGAAGGGGAAAACGATGATTCGGCACGTGCTCGTTACGTCTATCAAGGATTATTTGCCCTTCCCCAAAAATCTCCTCTATCCGATTAAAATGAAGAAAGACGGCGCCAAGCTGGATGTCAGCTATAGTGAAGGCATTTACAACTTTAAGAAACTGCTTCGCAAAGCATCGTCCGCTCCCGTTTGCGTGGATGTGGATGCTGATCAAGACATTGCTCTTCTGCAATATACGGGTGGCACGACTGGTCTGTCCAAAGGTGTCATGTTGACGCATTCCAACTTGATCGCCAATACGTATCAAACGTGTCATTGGTGTTATCGCATTCGTATGGGGGAGGAACGGTTTCTCGGTGCTATTCCTTGTTTTCATGTGTTTGGGCTTACAGTGCTGTTGAATCAATCCATGCTGCGTGCTGGGATGCTGATACTTATCCCCAAATTCGATATCGATTTGATATTGGATACGATAAACAAGTTGAAACCGACGATTTTCCCTGGTGCTCCAACGATGTATATTGCTTTAATCAACCATAAGCGGGTGAAAGAAGTCGATATTTCTTCCATCAATGTTTGTGTAAGCGGTTCAGCACCACTCCCTCTGGAAATTCAAGAGAAATTTGAGGAGCTTACTGGCGGCCGATTAATTGAAGGTTACGGGCTCACAGAATCCTCCCCTGTCACGCATGCCAATCCCATTTGGGGCTATCGGAAGATAGGTTCCATAGGGATCCCACTCCCGGATACAGAGGCGAAGGTCGTTGATGTGAATAGCGGTGAGGAGATGCCTATAGGTGAAATTGGAGAAATTCTCATCAAAGGGCCACAGGTCATGAAAGGTTATTGGCACAGAGAACTAGAGACGGCATTGACGATTCAAGACGGATGGCTCTATACAGGAGATATGGGGAGGATGGATGAAGACGGTTTCTTCTCCATTGTAGATCGCAAGAAGGATCTGATTATTGCAGGTGGTTATAATATTTATCCGCGCGAGATCGAGGAAGTGCTGTTTGAGCACCCCGCTATCCAGGAAGCTGCGGTAGCAGGCGTGCCTGATGAGTATCGCGGTGAAACCGTGAAGGCTTTTGTTGTTTTGAAAGCAGGGATGTCGTTAACAGCCAAGGAACTAGAGCTGTGGTGCAGGGAACGATTGGCCGCTTATAAAGTGCCTCGCAAAGTAGAATTTCGACAATCGCTGCCCAAGACGATGATTGGCAAAGTGCTGCGGCGACAGCTTCTGGAAGAAGAAAGGAAGGATTGA
- a CDS encoding PaaI family thioesterase, translating to MDEFKEQMNRRLQQLAAAAEPTFWGFLGCEFVSMENQVVTIALDAKRHHLNPIGIVHGGVLSSLLDNAMGIVVMMARPEEKVVTTNLNVHFVSPLYEGRLFVTAELIHQSRKMLTTQGRVVDQQGNLGTMGTGTFRVI from the coding sequence ATGGATGAGTTCAAGGAGCAGATGAATCGAAGATTGCAGCAATTAGCGGCGGCAGCGGAGCCTACCTTTTGGGGGTTTCTTGGCTGTGAGTTCGTGAGTATGGAAAATCAAGTTGTAACGATTGCATTGGATGCCAAAAGGCACCACTTGAATCCGATTGGCATCGTGCATGGTGGCGTGCTGTCTTCACTGCTGGATAATGCTATGGGGATTGTTGTCATGATGGCGAGACCGGAAGAGAAGGTAGTAACGACTAATCTCAATGTTCACTTCGTTTCTCCGCTGTATGAAGGTCGGTTATTCGTAACTGCAGAACTTATTCATCAATCGCGCAAAATGCTGACGACGCAAGGTCGTGTCGTTGACCAACAGGGTAATTTGGGAACGATGGGGACGGGGACTTTCCGGGTGATTTGA